TCGAGCCGCCGATCCTCACCGTCGCAGCTGATTTGCCGCTGCTCGCGGGACCGGTGATCGATCGCGTCCTCGATCGCTCCGACGGAAGCGACGACGGCGACGGCGCGCCATCGCGGACCGTCGCCGTCCCCGTCGCACTGAAGCGACGGCTCGGCGCGAGCATCGACTCGCGCCTCGAACCGCAAACACACCTCGCGCCGACGGGGATCAACGTCGTCGGCAGTACTGACCGGACCATGACTGACGTGTCCTACGATCCACGACTCGCGGTGAACGTGAACCGACGTGCAGACGCCGACATCGCGGCCGAACGCCTGGCCGGGAGGAATGATCCGTGCGCGTGATCCTCCCCGCCGGCACGACCGAGACGGCGCTGATCGACGGGATCAGCGCGGCCGGTGCAGCCCCGGAGCTGATGGAACACACGCCCTCGGCCGACGTCGAGATCCTCGTCTACGGGGAGCCGACGGCCGCGCCCGTCACCCCCGTGAGCCCGAACGGGTGTCCGACGCCCGCCGCCGTCACGCGGGCCGTCCGCGAGGTGGTCGGTTTCGACCTCGCGGTCGTCGACGCCGGACTCGCCCGGTCGACCGCCGCGCCGACGATCGACCTCGACGCGCGTCCGGGAGCCGACATCCGCGAGGAGACCGCCGTCCCCGACGCGACCTCGGTCTTCGATCGAGCCTTCGGCTACGGGTCGGGCCTCCCGGACGACGAGATCGTGATCGGCGAGACCGTACCGGGCGGGACGACGACCGCCCTCGGCGTCCTCACCGCCCTCGGCGAGCCGATCGGCGTCTCGTCGTCCCTCCCTACCAACCCGATCGAGCGCAAGCGCCGCGTCGTCGACGAGGGTCTCGCGGCGAGCGACCTCGAGGCGGGAGCCTGCGAGGGCGACCCGCTCGCGGCGATCGAGGCGGTGGGCGATCCCGTCCAGCCGACCGTCCTGGGCATCGCGGCCGGCGCGATCGAGTCGGGAACCGACGTGACGCTGGCCGGCGGGACGCAGATGGTCGCCGTCGCGGCCCTGTTGCGCCACGCCGGGATCGACGCGCCGCTGTCGATCGCGACAACTTCGTTCGTCGCGGCCGAGCAGGGTGACAGCCTCGGGGCGGCTTGCGATCGACTCGACTGCGACCTCGTCGTGACCGATCCCGGCTTCGACGAACGCGATCACGTCGCGATGGCACGGTACTGTGCGGGCGAAGCCAAGGAGGGCGTCGCGATGGGCGGCGCGCTCTCGCTCGTCCCCGACGGACGGATGGCCGCCGTGCGGGACCGATTCGAGACGGTCTGTGCGAGACTCGGGATCGAGGCGGCCGACGGGGACGAAGAGTCTGCGGCGGCGACCGGCGACTCGGACGACACCGCCACGGAGGCCGATCGTGGATCCTGACGCGATCCGGTCCGGGGAGCGGGTCCCTCACGGCGGCGAGTCCGATCGGGACCTGCTCGACTTCTCGGCCAACACGAACCCCGCGACCCCGGACGGCGCGGCCGACGTCTACGCGGCGGCGCTCGAGGACTCCCGCCGGTATCCCGACGACGACTACGCCGAGTTTCGGGTGGCCGCGGGGGCGTTCGTCGACTGTGCGCCCGATCGGGTGATCCCGACGCCCGGCGGACTGGCCGCGATCAGGCTGGCGATAGAAAGTGTGCTCGCACCCGGCGATCGGGCGCTGATCCCCTACCCCAGCTTCGGCGAGTACGCCCGCGAAGTCCGGCTGCAGGGAGCGAGTCCGCAGTTCGTCTACCACGAGGACGTGCTCTCGATCGGAACCGACGTCCTCGACGGCTGTGCGCTGGCGGTCGTCTGTACGCCGAACAACCCGACCGGCGAGGCCGCCGACCCCGACGCGCTGGCGGCCTTTGCCGATCGCTGCGCGGAGGCGGGGACGACGCTACTGGTCGACGAGGCGTTTCTCGGCTTCACCGACTTGCCGTCGGCGGCCCGTCTCGACGCGGAGCACGTCGTCGTCGCACGATCGCTCACGAAACTGTTCGGCCTCCCCGGACTCCGCGCCGGCTTCGCCGTCGCGACGGGCGATCGTCGAGACGCGCTGGAGACCGCGAGACGGGCGTGGTCGCTCGGAACGCCCGCGGCGCGGGTCGGCGCCCACTGTCTCCGCCAGGACGCGTTCGTCCGGGCGACTCGCGATCGGGTCGCGAGCGAGCGCGAGCGGGTACGGACCGCGCTCGAGACCGAATTCGACGTGCATCCGTCGGACGCGCCGTACCTCCTGTGTGACGTCGGCGATCGCGGGGTCGAGAGCGTGATCGAATCGGCCCGCGACGACGGGGTCGCGATCCGCGACGCGCGAACGTTCCGCGCGCTCGACTCGCACGTCCGCGTCGCGATCAAGGATCGGCGA
The nucleotide sequence above comes from Halosolutus halophilus. Encoded proteins:
- a CDS encoding NTP transferase domain-containing protein, translated to MCGGRGTRLESRHEKPLHPIAGRPMVDRVLAALDESGVGTAYAAVSPNAPETRAHLDGSEDARTIETAGDGYVADLTALLDRPQIEPPILTVAADLPLLAGPVIDRVLDRSDGSDDGDGAPSRTVAVPVALKRRLGASIDSRLEPQTHLAPTGINVVGSTDRTMTDVSYDPRLAVNVNRRADADIAAERLAGRNDPCA
- the cobT gene encoding nicotinate mononucleotide-dependent phosphoribosyltransferase CobT, translated to MRVILPAGTTETALIDGISAAGAAPELMEHTPSADVEILVYGEPTAAPVTPVSPNGCPTPAAVTRAVREVVGFDLAVVDAGLARSTAAPTIDLDARPGADIREETAVPDATSVFDRAFGYGSGLPDDEIVIGETVPGGTTTALGVLTALGEPIGVSSSLPTNPIERKRRVVDEGLAASDLEAGACEGDPLAAIEAVGDPVQPTVLGIAAGAIESGTDVTLAGGTQMVAVAALLRHAGIDAPLSIATTSFVAAEQGDSLGAACDRLDCDLVVTDPGFDERDHVAMARYCAGEAKEGVAMGGALSLVPDGRMAAVRDRFETVCARLGIEAADGDEESAAATGDSDDTATEADRGS
- a CDS encoding threonine-phosphate decarboxylase, which translates into the protein MDPDAIRSGERVPHGGESDRDLLDFSANTNPATPDGAADVYAAALEDSRRYPDDDYAEFRVAAGAFVDCAPDRVIPTPGGLAAIRLAIESVLAPGDRALIPYPSFGEYAREVRLQGASPQFVYHEDVLSIGTDVLDGCALAVVCTPNNPTGEAADPDALAAFADRCAEAGTTLLVDEAFLGFTDLPSAARLDAEHVVVARSLTKLFGLPGLRAGFAVATGDRRDALETARRAWSLGTPAARVGAHCLRQDAFVRATRDRVASERERVRTALETEFDVHPSDAPYLLCDVGDRGVESVIESARDDGVAIRDARTFRALDSHVRVAIKDRRSNDRLLDALESDG